A genomic segment from Vicugna pacos chromosome 17, VicPac4, whole genome shotgun sequence encodes:
- the LOC140686680 gene encoding uncharacterized protein — MLLVLQPTSAWQEVENPPHPGTDPRGTAAGPSPGGGLAPVHAALTPSAHGGPCPHDSLHPGAAAPPQPVPRSGPPQTRQHPAQPRSPYAAILQPEQAETHLWQQQAPSDQLTSPPLHPQPQPSGATGSGSLLDELLSDASLLEKAQPFLSDGTPEEGLWPTVEEPLSDDELQALLDMLPGSPGPQESLWSSPIQASFPGMPSHG, encoded by the coding sequence atgctcctggtgctccagcccacctcGGCTTGGCAGgaagttgagaaccctccacatccggGAACAGACCCAAGAGGCAccgcagcagggccgagtccaggagggggtcttgcacccgtgcacgcggcactcacgccctctgcccacggagggccctgcccgcacgacagcctgcaccctggcgcggcagcaccccctcagcctgtcccccgcagcggtcctccacagaccaggcagcatccggctcagccgcgcAGCCCCTACGCGGcaattctgcagcccgaacaggccgagacacacctgtggcagcagcaggccccatcggatcaactcacctctcctccgctccacccgcagccccagccctcaggcgccacaggctcagggagcctcttagatgaactcttgtcagacgccagccttctggaaaaggcacaacctttcctgagcgatggcaccccggaagagggactctggccaaccgTGGAAGAACCCCTAAGTGATGACGAATtgcaggccctcctggacatgctgccaggctcaccagggcctcaggaaagcctttggtcgagcccaattcaggcctctttccctgggatgccgagccacggctga